A window of the Natranaerobius trueperi genome harbors these coding sequences:
- a CDS encoding PfkB family carbohydrate kinase, which yields MQGSQVSYITRGSKDSLLYYSNKSINIDPFEVTTKDTIGAGDA from the coding sequence ATTCAAGGGTCACAAGTATCATATATCACAAGAGGGAGTAAGGATAGCTTACTATATTATTCAAATAAGTCTATAAACATTGACCCCTTTGAGGTAACTACAAAAGATACAATTGGAGCGGGAGATGCTTAG
- a CDS encoding PfkB family carbohydrate kinase: MIVKSNHEGKTNIGFALAVVGAFIVTRILGPGDVVEDKAVVVEVKSLMLKVVTLGETLVDFISQNRDNKTLEKQPGGAPANVAVALSKLGVIASFIGKVGEDIIGHFLKETLDYYKIDTMDYILQMRLK, translated from the coding sequence GTGATTGTTAAATCTAATCATGAAGGTAAAACAAATATTGGATTTGCTTTAGCAGTTGTAGGTGCATTTATCGTTACAAGGATATTAGGTCCAGGTGATGTAGTAGAAGATAAAGCAGTGGTAGTAGAGGTGAAATCTTTAATGTTAAAAGTAGTTACATTAGGAGAAACACTAGTGGATTTTATTTCTCAAAATAGGGATAATAAAACATTAGAAAAACAACCAGGAGGAGCTCCTGCAAATGTGGCAGTAGCTCTTTCGAAACTTGGAGTTATTGCAAGCTTTATTGGTAAGGTTGGAGAAGATATTATAGGGCATTTTTTAAAAGAAACATTAGATTATTATAAAATTGATACCATGGACTATATTTTACAAATGAGATTAAAATAG